The DNA sequence AGCAGAGCCCGAAGCCCTGTGACATTTAATTACTCGATGAGAGACTCGCATCTTCTTCGAACGTCATGTATTCGCGACCTGGGAGTGTTACTAGATGAAAAACTTTCATTTCGTCCTCATATCGATAGCGTTATTGCGAAGAGAAACCAACTGCTTAATGTTATAATGCGTACCCGCAGTGAATTAATCGATCCCTTGTGCATCAAATCTATCTACTGTTCCGTTGTACGATCTTGTCTGAAGTACTGCTCTCCGGTTTGGTACCCGCTTACTGTAGGTGATATAAATCGACTTGCAAAGGAAAATCACAAGGTACGCGATCCGGCTCTTTCCTTGGCAATCTCTGCATACTAGGCCTACCATCAgtggtgtctgcttctcggactcgAAACACTCAGCAAACGACGTCGAAATGCGCAGTGCGTTTTTATCTTCCGGCTTTTCAACGGCGAAATCGACTCCCCCGCACTCTTAAGTCGAGTCAACCTATTCGCTCCCTCCCGAACACTgcgatccaatttccatctgcGCACCCCCCGCACGCGTAATAACCATGGTCAGGGTCATCCTATGCTTCGCATATCATCGGAATTCAACGACGCATTAGAATTATTCGATTTCTGTTTGTCCACGTCAGCGTACAAGGAAAGATTGCGGTTTCGTGATGTGTAATGTATATGTCTGATGTATGCAgtggcggactaggcggtcgcctggggccccgccgatttgtgggccccgtagatcgccattctatagtatgccgtatggacagagtactagcgacaagggcccccggaaggatggccgttggggccccgacGCAGGCGAATtatttgcaccccccccccccccccgcaggCTTGCGATAGCAGGACatgttttaatgcaaaaatttcaattttcactccGAGCCCTAgtcaaattttgtaattatctAAACAGAAGGATACATGGAACAGGGcgagaggaggggggggggggggcgatgggcatgtgtgtggtatgaatgtgtgcaagCGATTTATGGACCTTTGATTCGCTCCGACTTGAATTCGTTGCCTCAACGGATCGGACTCGCTAATGCTAACTGATGCTAATGCTAAAAGGCGGTTTGACAAAATATGCTCAGTACTACACCACCTGACATACTATAACATGGAacgaagtgtgctcgcacagtaCAAAGTGAAGCACTGCACGAAATTTGCGAAATATGCTTGCattgtgcgaagtgtgctcgcactgtgcgaagtgtgcgaaaagtgcggaatgtgcgaaaagtgcgcgcactgtacggagtgtgcgaaaagtgcgcgcactgtgcgaagtgtgcgtaaagtgcggagtgcgctcgcactgtgcgaaaagtgcgaagtgcgcgcactgtgcgaagtgtgctcgcacactACAAAGTGTGCTGTGCAGTGCGCACAATGagatgtgctgtgcgcacagtgcgcactcgcGCACAATGCCCAACACtagttcaggcatataatagactctttcagcgagatatataattgttcggaagtattTGACTATGTTTGacaagttcattttggttttgggaTTTGACTATCGTTTGGTAAGTGCAATTATTATTCACTAAAGTTGTTTCAGCGCCGGTGTTCTTCGTTTCTTGAGTCGTGTCAGGATGATTTGTGTGATTGTAAGTGTGCACAATGTGCGTGAAATGAATACCGGTGAATATTAGTGGGTTTGCGGTGTTGGTGATGTGCTTGGAGTGTGTGCCGATAAAATTGTGTGATCCAGCAGTGGCGGTGACCAAATATTTAGCACCGTATGCAAAGTTGTAGGGTTGGAGAGACCCATTGGCGGTTGTagacgaaaatttgcactCGGCTGTTGTTTTTCCAAGAAGCCGTATTTCTTTCGACGAAAGAACCCGTACACGAAGCGCTTACACACGGATAAAgataaacacgttttatttgCAATTAAAATATACTTGCGGTGATCTCCGTTCGCGTTGAGATCAATATGACAAGAGAGCGATCGATCCGCTGAAGCAGGATAGCGCACTCTCTCGTTGCCACGTGCCGAACGATAACGTGTCGGCCCGTGATTGGTCGATCTGGTGCGTGGGAGAAACGCATTCTCCTAGACGCATGCGGGAGAAACGCATGCGAGAATTCGCATGCCAACGTGTCGGAGTCGACATCAGGATTAAAATTCGATTTGACCGTTTATTGCGACAATCAGCTGTTGAGTTCGGTAGTCGATGAATTCACGTACTAATAGACCAAGAAGCCAGGGGTCAGGGGAAAGAGCCTTGTCACGTAGTGATAAAGGCACTAACACTTTAAACGACAGGAATGAGAGTGTAGCCGTATTTGTACCCTGACGAATAAGACAGTATGCAGCATCAATGGATAAAGCTTGTTTGACCATTTGTACAATTTGGTCAATGGTTATATCGGGAGAGAGCCGGGAAATATACAGCGCGCATTTCTGCACCGTGGAATGAGCGGGAACTATTTTGATCGGAAAAGATGCTATATCCTTTTTTGTGCCAGTTATCACAGGTGGTGCATGAGTTTTGCGTTGAATATCGTCAATTCGCTTCGTATTGTTGTTTTGGCTATTATTTCTTTGAATGTTCGTAGCACCgaatgtaaacaatgcttGTTTGTCATTAGTGACATCGGAAAACAAACGTTTGGATGGATTTATGCCACGAATTTTTGCGGGATGGTGACTGCTACGTGGAGTTTTTAAGTCAAGTTGGCTCATCCGTGCAAAGCCAGTTTTAATTTCGTTAGTCAATGGCTCCATAACGGTCTTGATGCTTTCGGCTACTGTTGTTATTGCCGCCTGGAAGCCAGATTGCATGGCAGCGTCTTTTACGAACTTGGTGCGCGGATTCATAAAGACGTTGTTGCAGCCAATACAGCACCAgtgtaattgtttatattccgAAATGCGCAGGAACAGATCAGCGGGAACCGAAGTGCAGCGCTGATGAAATGGAGAGTtgcacaggcagcagctgTTACATGCCTCCGCTATTTCCATAGTGCAGGCGTTGCAAAAACGGGCCATTCTACGGGAACGATGCAGGTTGTcgttgcagcaacaagagcgatggcggtcaggacgcgcgaactcagatgcgatccgaaaaacgaaatttacgCGAGTTTTTGGTCATCAGATATAAACGCACTATTGAACGAAAATGGAACGATGTTCTAAAATACTGTGATGATACAGAAACCGGAAAATAGTATGATAAACAGTGCGATTTTCTAGAAAATATACGGAGCGAAACGCGAATGCGACTTTTACGTTAAACGTCTAACGACTGACGactgtaaaaataattatgatAAATTTCTCTCCGTGTTACGGTTCTACGTTGCCAACCTACTCACTGATGGCTGGTTCTCTCCCCTTGTTTCACGTTCGCGCCTCATGCTCCGCCGATCCACAGGTAAAGCACCTCCTCTCCCCTTCTCGGTCGACGTGTCTTCTATGCTCAGCCACCGCTACAATGTTTTGCATCTAGGCAATTTTCTTGAGTAGGCCTTCGATCGTTGATACGCGACTCAGTGCTACCCTTGATCGACGCCATATTTCGCATAGTCCGTTCACAATATAACTCGTCGTAGTCTCCTCGTTAAACCCACCTTTACATTCCATAGCTAGCATGGCGTACACGTACTCGGTGGGTGTCTCTTCCTTGCGCCATTTTCTTGTCACCAGCCTGTTGTGGTAAAACGCAGCGTTTTTAGATGATGGGAATCCGACCAGCAACGTACTTTCGAAAATGGACCACGTTTTGATTTTGCTCTGGTTTGAGCATGCACTAAGGCTCAATCGTGCGCAGTGTAGTTTCACTACCTCTTTCCGCCCTGTGGTGAATGACCTCGCGCAGCTCCCTGATATCTGGCACTCGTCCCCACAATTCGTTTTGTCATCGGCACGGCCTATCACTTACATCCATCCCTTCGTTGCCAGACTCTACTAAAGTTTCTGCTACTTCTATCTTTCCTCCGCCACTGTTAAGTTGCACCGCTTGCTCGAGTTTAAGTTGCAACTCGGGCACCAATTTTCTCAACGCGGCTGTCTCGTTGTTGTTCGGCTTCTTCCGCTCCGTCACGAACGGTCCCTTTGTGGTTGTTGCGAAAACATCGTTTTCGTTATCACTCATTCTACCAAACACTCGtagtgtaatatttcattccTGCTTTACGCTGCACGCACTTTAATCTCCCCGCTTTCGTTTATCCTGTCCACAGCATGTAACGGTACTTTATTCGCTAGATACGTCCGTTTTCACTCGCTATCGCTCATCTAATACCTATCTCTCACTTCGATAAATATCGCTCTCATCCTTATCTGCCTGCATTATATCGTTTCGTGCTTATCATTTTGCACTTAAGGCGAGTTTACATTTTAAAGATGTGATTTGGTATATCcaacaaaatgaataaataaatcaataaataaataaggtaattaaaaaaaattaacaatgaATCAAGATGTAtgcatgaataaataaaaacgaaatacaaaataaagtACAGGCGtaccccgagttacgacccgttcgagttacgacgattcgcagataaaacgattttgattttgacagtgaaaagttgtcatcgagaagaaattgatgtatatttttgaatttctgagctgataaccgttacacacacatttccaaaggttccacaactaccccatattgaatatttatatcgtgtaaacgactttttgtgtaaaatttatacattatcgaacattgtttcaaataaaaaatacgataTCATAGgtttcgactcttcaacttcggttataaactttacattgacagatattcgacatacgactttttcgacttacgccttgcgttgggacattttttcggtcccaaatacagtcgtaactcgggggacacctgtattaTACAGGGGATTTGTTCTGCTAATATGTTTCtatcgtattttttttcattttcataaaaaaaaacagtgactTAACAGTTTAATAAAAACATTCATTTAGGAAAATGAATGAGACGTGTTCACAATGTATCATCATATTAGTTTTATCACTTTCGTGCAATGTGGCTTTGGTGGTATCAAAGAGCTATAAAGTAAACAGTGGTAGAAGTGGAAGTGGTATTAGTATTGGAAACTCACATAACAACGCAGCAAATTATGGAACGCATGGTAGTGTATCTACAGGAAGTGCAAATGTGAATACCGTAGGGTTTAGTTCAAGTGGTGCTAGTGGCAGACTTGTTATTAATAGTGGTACAACTAGTGTTGGCGGAGGAAGTACTTCAAGTCGACTATCAACGAATGGTGCTCCGATTCGGAATCCCGCTGAACATCAACTCAACATCGGTCTATTGGTACCACATACCAATTTCGGACGTAGGGAATATCTTCGATCTATAAATTCGGCAGTTCAAGGGCTCCAGAAAGGACGCGGGGCAAAACTTACGTTTCTAAAGGATCATGAATTTCAAACATCGAACATCCACTTTGACATGATGTCATTGACTCCTAGCCCAACTGGTAAGATCTTTTATCGAATCTTAAACTTATGTTTAGTTCCATCTTTGATTCATTTCTTGATTTACCCATTGATACAGGATTTtagaggattatatagacatatTCAGTGAGTTGTAGACATATAATAGACtttttcagcgagatatagcaTTGTccggaagtaggcgttgacaagTTTAGCGATTCTGTAatgctgtcactttcgtaccccttggtCTGCAGCTTGGATTCTCATCAGTAGGTAAACAACAGATTTTCTAAAAATCTGCTAGTTTCAACtaattcatttattaaaaCGTTTGAGGAATGATTATTTCCCACTTTCAGGATGTTTAAGAATGAAACAATGAACGCTGCGGCAcaatgtgtaaacaaaacaaatgacagcattacagaatcgctgaactTGTTTACCCCTACTTCCAAACAATGCTaaatctcgctgaaagagtctatcaTATGCCTGAACAAAACTACTCGCttaacatgtctatataatcttcgaaaaccctgtaaactaCCAAATTCGATTGATTTTGTTCTGATTTTTTACAAATAAGAGTCGTTTGCGGAATAATATTAGTTATGTATACCATTTTACTGATATAATTTGAGTTTGTCAATGTGccaattataaattattttactgtTACAGTGTCATAAATGATATTCGATATGTATGCTTATACTATATAACTAACACATAtgcaaaaatcaatttaaactgCTCATTAAGCAAAAACCGTGGTCTAATTTGTATTCTTTAAGTTACTTCCTCACTAGTGTTGGACATTGTTCGtgagtgcgcactgtgcgctcAGCACACCTCATTGTGCGCACTGCACAGCActcttcgcacagtgcgcgcactccgcacttttcgcacagtgcgagcaccCTCCGCATTTTACAATTATATTTTCTCGCACTCGCACCGTACACCGTTTAAAGGATAATTAAGAAGAGAGCGATCGTCCGATTGGACACCTGTTTTTATGCGTGGCGCTCTAACGCACCTTGCTTTGCTCGGCCCTACGCTTCGTGTACTACGCTTCGTGTGCTACACTTCTCGTGCTaccccaagtgacattttcgagcagattGTAAGCGTTTTTCGAGTtgctggaagcttaaagagcaggcttaaaactggcttaaagagcaagcgattttgcagagtttaagcttattataacagttgaaacgtcaGATGATGAAGCGTTTTTTCCTCGCAATTGGTTTGATTGTCATCGCATGCAATTGTCACAAGCCATCGGCCATGACAGTGAAAATataaagcaaaatattgtAGTTCTTTCGTGGTAGTTTTACGCAAAGTTTATTATCATTATATCGTTAGTTTTGTCCGTTCATCAGCTTTGTTCGTGGTAGTTTCctggaaaaattaaaaaggtATATGTAATAAAGATGCTTAACGACgtgaaaaactaaacaaaacttCCATTCCAGAAAATGCAGAAGGAAtctgaaatgaaacaaaataagtTTACGTTGATTTCATTGAACGCTAGATTCCCTGGGATTACGATAAAATCTTCATCACAAACACCACGATCTTCATCTCCtagaaatgaaaatcaaaatccACCACTATTATGCAAGACGGAAGGGATACACcaaccaacacctaccgataaaGATTCCTTAAAGCTACTTAGTTCAACTGCACCAATAATGTTGCCTGGatcgtgtaaaacagaaacgCCCAGAAACGGTGGTTCGATATGTTACGATGTCCGTGAGAGTGAGAAGAATAAAACTAATGTTGCGAATGAATCATATAAACAAGTAACCCATTGCCAAATGATGACTTCAAAACAGTCGCAGGGGTATTCTGACGCAGAACTGTTCAGAATCGTTGCTGCAAAACAGTCTTGTGGTACCAGAAAGAAATGTTTTACAAACGATGCACCACAACTATCTCGTCCGATACATACTAATAAGTCAACATACAACCTGCTTCCTTCAGTTGGTAATGGTTCTACACAATCACCGTCGTGTGATTTTGGTATTACAAAACGTAAACCTTTGATGTTCACAGAAGCAAGGAGCTCAAATTTCGAGACAAATGTTATTAAAGATCTCTCTATGTTGAAAACGTCGGTTGCTGGTGTTTGGACCGAATTAGAATACCTAACCGATCACCGGTGCAAATTTGCTGAcatgaacaaaaacacacatgaaaTGGAGGAAAACATATCTTTCATAATGCCTCGTATCACCAATGAATCACAATTGATAGAATTTAATGAACAGCTGCTTGATGacaattattttcaaatagtTCGTAATTACTTTGCCACAACATCTCAAACGGGCAATAAGGATGCTAAAAGCCGAATGCATGATGCATTCATAGCTTTATTTGATAAGCAATTCGTCGTGCAGTGCAGCTGGCGAGGAGGTGGAAAGGAGGGACCAAAGATTCCAATTGATAAATACACGAATTTatggaaattatttaaaataattggaGAAAACGGTAGATATACTGTTGAAAAGCAAGACGtagaattatatttaaaaaaaaaaactgcgcaATGCTAAAAGCAGTTTAGAAAACTACAAGGGAGCTATCAGAAGCTCGTCTAAAATATATCACAAACGAGAAAATAAGAAGTAATTGTTAATGGAGAATGATTTCTATGTGTGAtctaattgattttttctgAAAAAGGCTAGTGAAATAAACTGTGTTTTTGCATTACATACAACCTTGAAGTTTTTGCGTTCGAGGAAAGTTATCAGCGCAAGTGGTTAGTCATatgaatcatttcaaaacCTGACCTGGAGTCAGGTCCTACCTTATCTAAATCGCTTCCATCTCGTTGGTGAAGTAGGTGTTCTAGGTTGGAGTCGGAATTAAATCCAACCCGTAGGTGCTACGTTTTTGGGTCTACCAAAATGATCAATAGGTGAAAGAAAGTAAAAGGTATACCTTTGTGCTGCGGAATCGAAACAAGTGTTGAAACTAATTTGATCTTCGACCAACGGGTAGCAAGGTTTATGCTTTCTTACACCAACCGGATTTTTTACATAGACCGAACCTAGTTTCACCTTACGGGCTGAGCTGAATGACCCGGGCCGCTTGTGGAAGCCTCTGATCTCGGATGTCTGTAGGTGCGAATCGACCCGCACCTCACTAATGAACGAAGGCTGTTTGACgtttaaaattctaatttgatttttaaacacattttaatgCATAATCATTCCTAAACAtactacaaacgaaaaaaactaATGAATAATAACTAAACTATCCTTGTACCATATAcaataataatgcaaaaaGTTACATGCAACACACTAGGTCTACTTTAATATATGTGACAAATTCTACCTCAGTCTGGTGTAAGCGTATGTAAAAGTGGAAAAAAGGCAATTGTACCAGATTTAGAAGGAGGATATATAGCTACAAGTTTACACCTGATGTCTTGTAAAGACACTACTATTTCAGTAGTTGGAATCTCTTCGCGTACTTTAAAAATGAGTATGTCGGAAGATGAAAATACAAACTCCGAATCATCCACGctaaacacaaaagaaaataaattatattggTACTCAAACTTTTTTCCTGTCACTAAAAACGTACCATTGGTTTTtgcaacatttaaaaatttaacaatttcaTTGCGTTTGGTCAAAAACCATCTGTCCCTTTTCAACGGCCGTAAAACAAATCCTGAGGTCAAAAAAATGCCTTTCTTATTTCTAGTTAAATATGGGTAAGTTCGGTTTGTACTACTAGGATTCACATTACTAGAAGCACGTTCTACCGATCGGGACGCCACTTGAACACAACATCTAAATCCTGACCGTGCAGATAGTTTTAAAGTTTGTAAAAAGCTTTCAAAGTCGTAAGCAGAATTATCGTCGATAGGTCCATTTTCATTAACATCATGGGCTATATGTTGTAAGTTATGGACGTTGTTTGTTAAATGCTCACGACCATATATCTCACCGTAATCCCTTACGAAGCTATTTAGAAAATCAGAGGCACGTTTCCAATGATGCTTATGAAATGCAGACGAAAACATTGTTATCCcacaaaaatataacaaataaTGGCAATATGGTTTTTTACCTAAAAATTCTTCCATTATTATTGGGCTGACATAATGCAAATATGATCGAAATTCTGAAGCCTTCCAATAGCGTAGTACATTCAATCCTCTGAGCTTACGATGGATCTCGGAAGGAAATTGTACTTTTAGAAAAAACTTAGATATGGCCGCTTTATCGGTGGGAGACAGGTTTGGAATTGTCTTAAACTTACCCCCAACTAAACAACAAAGATGTCGTCGAGTCACCCCCAGGTCGCTTAAATGCATACGCTCAGTTGGTACGTCATTAACCATatcaaatttgtttaaatCCTCCAAAGGCGACCGCCAAACTTGATGATGACCAGGACATTCTCTTCGTCGAAATCCTTCATCCGTTCTTAGAGGTGCTCCAACAGCAtcaaatatgattttttttcctgcacGATGCCATTCTCCAACACAAGTACATCTCATGCAACCATGATATCCATTAAAATTGGTAGTAGCTGGAAATAAAAAGTGTTAGTATATTACAGGTATTTTTATATGATTATCTACCTTTTACAAAAGCGCGTGCCGGTAAATCAGCAATGATTGCTTTGACTTTAAATCCCAGTGTTTTACCTCCGATCTGCAAACCTGCACTTATCAATTCATTAGCTTCTTCTACTAACTGCCTCAGGTAAGCCTCTAGACAGGATGGTTTTGAGGAACCACAGAATACAGCGATCATCATGATCGGAGCTAGAGGTAGTTCTACTACTCTCATAAGGATGGGCCAAAGTTGGGTTGGTCCTCCTTTATGAAGAGGGATGCCGTCCATGAAGAGATGAATTGAAATTTCATCTACTAACGGAGTATTTGATCTGaaatataatattaaaatatatcaTCAAAGCATTCTAGGCAATAATATTGTAATACTTACTTAAAAAGGTGTTTGAGATTAGTATATATTCCCTTGTACCAAAATTCTCCTCCGGCTACTGTTTGGATTTGATACCTGATGGTTGTGGGAGTTTTTAGCAGGGTCCTCGAGTCTTTTGGCACAATAAATTCGGTCCATTTCCGAAAGATTGCTAGTATTTCATTAACTGACGAACGTGGTTCATTGTGGACAATTGCCCAATCTCTTAAACATTCATTAACGTTATTATGATTGTTACATACATGAGCTGTAGTGGAATCTTCAGCCAAATCTCTTGAATCTTCATCAGAAGAGTTTTCAACGGGTATCATCGTTACATTATCCTCTGATTCCACATCCTCATCCACATTACCATTCAAATCATAATCATTGTTTTGAATACCACCCTCCGAAATTTCTTGCAACATATTATCGATGCTGATGTTGTGTGTGGCACAATGGTCGACTACATCAGATTCCGTAACGAATTCTTCCATTGGTAGGGGGGGTGGGGTATTGTCTTGGCGGGATCCATCTGAAAACAAAAGGAATGTTTAATTACTATGTATCTTAGTTTCATACCGTATAAATTTAGTactaaaatacaaaaaaatttcACACTACTATGTCTAAAAACCACACCGTTAAGTTTCATAAAAGTCGTGTATATTCAAGATAAGAAAATAATGCTGCTAATGAGATGCGATACAGTCAATATTTCATTTAGACTATCTTGAATGATAGATGAACGCTGCCGGTTTGGTGGCAGTTCCGATTAAGGCGAGTTTAGGTACTAAGGAGCCACAGGATAGATCCCCCATCCCATGTGAAGTGTGGAGCAGTGATCGGTGAGAATGAAGGATGACTCTGCATAAATTTATTCGCCAGCGGGACCAAATCGGGCGATTAGTCCGCATCTGGATTCAGGAGAAACACGATTTTGAGTTAGGATGTGAACAACGTCAGGAATCTGCATGTATGGAATGAACTACATAGAGAACAATTAGTAACATGGCCATGTCAACGCTACGTTTTCTTCACCGAGTGGCCAACAAGCATTGTTTATTCTGAAGACATTTATTGTTCGTCAAccttaaatgaaataaaaggtCTCACTTTCGACAAATCTTACCACTACAATGAAACATCTGGATAGATTCCGCAGCTTCCAATTGCATGTTTTGATTATCATATTGTGTAGATAAAACAgcaagttttttgtttgtacggCAAATAGCTTTTCTGCttcgtttcattttgcatTGAGTTTTAGTACTAATAACAAACTTTCACTACAGAAGTTTATCCTTAATCCACGTAACAAAAGTAATTGACGAATTAAATAGCTAAAACGTACATGTAACGAAGAATTAATTGTAATGAAAATTGAGCGAGATAATGACACACATCACGCAAGGCAGAAAATCACAAACCAAATGAAACGCTTCAGCATGACGTTCTTCACTCACACATTCTCATTATCATGTGACAATCGGTTAAATCGAGCTCTTATCGACGAGTTTAAGCCAAAAATGTATACCAGTTGTCACCTGGGACGCTTCGTGTGCTAGGCTTCGTGTGCTACGCTCTAATTCTCGTTGCTAACGGTTTGTAAAGCTTCCGTTATCCTCTCGCTACCTTTATTGCTGATTGCTGATTATGGGCTGCTGGGGACACGAGCTTCCAAGCATAGTAATTATGCCATATTGCCACCAGCGAGCACACCACAGAACCCCCCACCAGTGACGGAGTCGCGATCAACAATAGTAATTGTGTGTCGCTGGTTGTAATTCGGTTATAGTTTAAGTTGTCCAACAAGAACCGAACaccctttttttgtattttccttttttggagAGACCTTCCATTGTAAACGCAGGTTTTAGACGGTCTATCGAAACGGATTCATTTTTAcctttgatttcatttttaccGTGAAAATTTTTCTACACCTCCAAA is a window from the Anopheles merus strain MAF chromosome X, AmerM5.1, whole genome shotgun sequence genome containing:
- the LOC121596156 gene encoding uncharacterized protein LOC121596156, with the protein product MKRSRKAICRTNKKLAVLSTQYDNQNMQLEAAESIQMFHCSDGSRQDNTPPPLPMEEFVTESDVVDHCATHNISIDNMLQEISEGGIQNNDYDLNGNVDEDVESEDNVTMIPVENSSDEDSRDLAEDSTTAHVCNNHNNVNECLRDWAIVHNEPRSSVNEILAIFRKWTEFIVPKDSRTLLKTPTTIRYQIQTVAGGEFWYKGIYTNLKHLFKSNTPLVDEISIHLFMDGIPLHKGGPTQLWPILMRVVELPLAPIMMIAVFCGSSKPSCLEAYLRQLVEEANELISAGLQIGGKTLGFKVKAIIADLPARAFVKATTNFNGYHGCMRCTCVGEWHRAGKKIIFDAVGAPLRTDEGFRRRECPGHHQVWRSPLEDLNKFDMVNDVPTERMHLSDLGVTRRHLCCLVGGKFKTIPNLSPTDKAAISKFFLKVQFPSEIHRKLRGLNVLRYWKASEFRSYLHYVSPIIMEEFLGKKPYCHYLLYFCGITMFSSAFHKHHWKRASDFLNSFVRDYGEIYGREHLTNNVHNLQHIAHDVNENGPIDDNSAYDFESFLQTLKLSARSGFRCCVQVASRSVERASSNVNPSSTNRTYPYLTRNKKGIFLTSGFVLRPLKRDRWFLTKRNEIVKFLNVAKTNGTFLVTGKKFEYQYNLFSFVFSVDDSEFVFSSSDILIFKVREEIPTTEIVVSLQDIRCKLVAIYPPSKSGTIAFFPLLHTLTPD
- the LOC121596139 gene encoding uncharacterized protein LOC121596139 isoform X3 — encoded protein: MNETCSQCIIILVLSLSCNVALVVSKSYKVNSGRSGSGISIGNSHNNAANYGTHGSVSTGSANVNTVGFSSSGASGRLVINSGTTSVGGGSTSSRLSTNGAPIRNPAEHQLNIGLLVPHTNFGRREYLRSINSAVQGLQKGRGAKLTFLKDHEFQTSNIHFDMMSLTPSPTALFVVVSWKN